CAATTTCACGAATAGTCGCCATTCGTGGCGAAGCACCATCAGCACTCACCATCACTTTATCATTAATTTTCCAATGACTGATTTCCTCTTCTGACACATAAAAGACTACTTTTCGAGCATTTGTAGGTAACAATTTTATGACAACTTGGCCTGCTTGTACCCATTCACCTGTATGACGATAAATTGCACTAATCTCCCCATCTATGCGACTATAAACTTTACGCCGTGCTTGTGCTATTTTAGCCTGTGCTAGCCTCGCCTGTGCCAACGCTAATTGTGATTGTCCACTCATTAATGCCCCATCACGTGCAGAAAGCCGAGCAAGTGCAATGTCCGCATCAATAACGTCAATCTGTTTCTTAAACTCATCAACTTTTATTTGTGAATGTTGTGCTTCAATCAAAGAAATCGATTTTTGTGCCACTAACTTTTTGTTACGCTTAGCATCAATAATAGCTTGAGTAAGTTTAGTTTGTAATACACCACGTTGAGCATTAAATTTAGCGATAACTTCATCACGTTTACCACTTTTTAAATCCATCAATTGCCCTTTTGCAGTATTAACCTGTGCCTGTGCCTGTGCTTTATCCACATCTAACTGCTGTAATTCATCTTCTATAACAAAAGCAAGCTCTTTCGTTGATAAGTGTTCCCCCACACGATGAGGCATTACTTCTAACCAACCTGAACTAGGCGCAGCAATAAATCGATAATCCCCTTCGATATATCCAGTATAATAATGAGCAGTATTTTTGCTAGTTTCACTAAGGTTTGTTGATGATGGGGAAGTTGCTTGAGAGAATGGTGCTATTAATATAAGAGAAATTATACCTAATACAAAAATAAAGGTTAAACTCCATAATGAGCCAGACCATATCCCATATTGATAACTATTTTTTCTATTATCATTAAACATAGAGTTCCTCCATTTTATGGGTATATTTAAGTGAAATAGTTTAATTTTTTACCTGTAACAAATTTTCAATCATCTTGAATTGAGTCATAAATAAGTGCCGTAATGCTTCTTTATCATTTGGTTGATCAGCAAAAAATATTTCCTGCGATAAAATACTAAAGACATAAGGAGCCATAATTAATTTAAACAAACATTCTGCCTGCTCATCATTTCCCAGTTTTTGACTCCAAGCGATCTGCCAAGGTTGAATCACAGATTTACGGTAAAACATAACCATTTCAGGAAAAATTGCTGATTCACTGATTAAAATACGCAATAATTTTGGTAAAGATGTTTCAGTAATGAGAATCACCATTTCATCCGCCATTTGTTCAAACACATCTGATAACGTTTGTGCTTCTTGAAGTTTTATTACCCAATCTTGCATTTTTTCACCAATTTGTTGAGTAATCAACTTACGAAACAATGCTTCTTTATTATCAAAATAGAGATAAATAGTGCCTTTGGAAATACCTGCAACAGTAGCAATTTCTTCCATCTTAGTTGCTTGAAAACCTTTATTAGCAAATAAAGTAAGGGCTGCATCTAAGATGGTTTGCTCTCTAAAAATTTTTCCAGCTTCATTATTTGCTCTTTTCATTACTTACCCTATATCAAAACCATTACTAACTGACTGGTTAGTAATTTAAATAAAACTATTAATATTGTCAATCCATTTACAGTGTTTTATTATCAATTTGTAAATTCTTGGTCTGATGTGACCGCTATATTTTATGTCTAATGATGTTTTGTGGGCGTTTCTATATTGAGCAGTGGGAGGATATACGCAAACAAGTTTGCTAATCCTCCCCTACGATACTTTCTATAAGATGTTGATTTATAATAAATAACTGTAGGGTCAGCATTAGCAAACGTTAGTTTGCGTATATCTGACCGCCACGTACAGGGTGTGAATATTGTCGTAAAATTAAATGCCCCATCAATTTATTTACAGCGTTTCATTATCAATTTGCAAATTATTGGTTTGATGTGACCGCTATATTGGGACATATTATGGATTTTTTCCTATAAAAAACCCAATATTTCCACCGGGTCTTATAACAATTAAGCACCAAACATCGCTGAAATCGACTCTTCATTACTGATTCGACGAATCGCTTCCGCAAGCATTCCTGATAAGGTTAATTGTCTTACCTTACCTAAAGCAAGAATCTCAGGTGTTAAACCGATAGTATCCGTTACCACAACTTCATCTAATGCTGGATTACTTAAATTTTTTGCTGCACTGCCTGAAAAAACAGGGTGAGTTGCATAAGCAAACACACGTTTTGCACCACGCTCTTTCAATGCTTCTGCCGCTTTTCCGAGTGTCCCACCTGTATCGATCATATCATCCACTAAGATACAATCACGATCTTTCACATCACCAATAACATTCATTACTTGTGCAACATTCGCTTTTGGACGACGTTTATCAATAATTGCCATATCAGTGTCATTCAATAATTTTGCTACTGCTCTAGCACGTACAACTCCGCCAATATCTGGTGATACTACCACTGGACGTTCCAAATCTGTTTTCTTTAAAATATCATCAATTAAAATTGGAGAACCAAATACATTATCCACAGGAATATCAAAGAAACCCTGAATTTGCTCTGCGTGCAAATCACAAGTTAATACACGATCTACCCCCACGGTAGAAAGAAAATCTGCTACAACTTTTGCTGTAATTGGAACACGAGCTGAACGCACACGACGATCTTGTCTCGCATAACCAAAATAAGGGATGACCGCTGTAATACGACCAGCAGATGCACGACGAAGGGCATCGATCATAACAACTAATTCCATTAAGTTGTCATTGGTTGGCGCACAAGTGGATTGGACAATAAAAATATCGCCACCTCGTACATTTTCATTAATTTGCACTTGAATTTCACCATCACTGAAACGGCTAACCGTTGCATTTCCTAGCGAAGTATAAAGACGGTTTGCAATTCGGTTTGCAAGTTCAGGAACCGCATTCCCTGCAAAAATTTGAAGATCGGACATTGTGTAAGAACCTCTAGTAGTTTAAAAAAATAAATTCAGTTTTTGATGCAAAGGGGATATATTTTGCCCTCTTGCGATAAAGCCATTCACTCCCTCTGGCTTTAATAAAAAGACTTTCTCTGCTGCTTCTTTAGTATCAAATTCAGCGAAAATACAAGCACCCGTACCTGTAAGCCTAGCTGGTGCATATTGTACCAACCAGTTGATAAGATCTTCAACCTCTGAATAATGATCTTTTACTATTTTTTCGCAATCGTTTTCCCATTTTTTACAGAATAATTGATCTAAAGTAAATTTTGATGTATTTCGAGGAAGATTTGGATCATTAAAAATCACTGCGGTAGAAATATGCACATTCGGTTTTAACACTAGGTACCACTGCTCTTTTGGCTCACAAAATGTCAGTTTTTCCCCTACACTTTCTGCAAAAGCAGCTCTTCCTTGCACAAAAATTGGCACATCAGCCCCTAGACTCAAACCTAAATCAGCTAACTCCTGCAGTGACAGCCCTAATTTCCATAAATGATTTAACCCAACTAAAACCGTTGCCGCATTTGATGAACCGCCACCAACTCCCCCACCCATAGGTAGTCTTTTAGTTACAGTCATTTTTGCCCCTAATTTAGGGTTAGTGTAAGCGGTATGATTTTGTAATAATTTTGCAGCTTTATAAATTAAATTTTGCTCAATAGGAACATTTTCGATCTCATTTAATAATTCAATCTTACCATCTTGAGTTATTTCAATCTCAATCTCATCACCAAAATCTAAAAATTGAAACAACGTTTGTAATTCGTGATAGCCATCCGCTCGTCTACCATTAATATATAAAAATAAATTTAATTTTGCAGGACTGGGTAAAAACATCTTAATTTTTCCAATTATCAATACGTATTTTCAATGTTTGATTACCATTTTCTAATATAATTAGTTTCGGTAAATGAGGCTGTTGATTTTCATCGTAACTCACATAACTTACTACCCAAACCTGCCCTTTTAAAGGATAACGAAACTGTGATAATTGACGTTTTTGATTTACCACATAGTCTGTATTTTCTGTAGGTAATCCTTTTAACCAATCACCAAATTGATCAATAGGAAAAGCCACACCCACTGTTTGTATCATTAATTTATTAATATCTGATTCTGTATGCTGATTGCCCTTATTATCCAAAATAGTTAACCCCTGTGAGCTACGCTTTAAGGTTAAAGACTGATTAGATAAACTTGAAGACAGGATAAAACTAAAATGTTGTGGATTTTGATAATGCCATTTGAATGAAGAAGAAAAACGTTCTTTAGGTTGTTTAGATATATAACCAAACTGTCCATCAGCCTGATAATGTTTGATTTTTTCAAGTTGCTTAAGGTGAGCTTGCCATTGCGAATCATTATGAGGAACAGTAATGCCCTTTTCCACCTGTGTAGGTGCATTTAAAATAGAACTACAGCCTGATAGTAGCGTCACTGCAGTGATCAAACTTAATTTTAAAACAGAATTTATATTCATTTGGTTACTATGAATCGAAAAATTGAAAACACAATATAACAGATTTTAATAAAAAGATCAGCTGTAAAATATTGAGTGATACCATCCTGAATATAACGACTAAAGTGCCGAATTGTAGCGGTGACATTATATTAAAAATTTACAAATTTAGAATTTTAGAATTCATCAAAATACTGCTCACCCCAAGTTTGCTCTGCTAACTGAAGTAAATTTGCAAAATCTTGATAGGAAGGCATCGCTTGTTCTTCTACTACGATCTGTTCGCTGATTAATTTCATTCGTAATTCTTCATACCATTTTAGCAAAGACAGTGACAAAGGAGATTTGGCTCTTCTGCCAAGCCAAAACAATCCTTGAAAGGGAATGCTCAATGCAAATAACGCAGTAATTAAAACATTGACTAAAATAAATTGAGTGGGACTATGTAAGAAATATTGCCAAACAATCGCAAAACAAGCAAAGGCTGGCATTACTTTTTGAGCGAACTTAACCCACTTAATAAAGCGATAATCAGGCATAAACAAATTAAGTTTTTTTTGATTAGGAAAAGTCTCAATATAGTCTTGCCCTGCTTTTAGTGTGTCATACATAATATTATCCGCTTAAAATTTAATATCACCATTGTAGCTAACTCTCAAAAATCTACAATAGATAATGCAGATAAGTTAAAGTATTGTTATAATCTGAAAATATAGTTTTAGCTTAAGGAACCATTCAATGCCAATTAAATTTATGCAACTATTTCAAGATAGTTGGAATTTTATGCGTAATCAACACCAATTTTCTGTTTTTGCAATAGGAGCAATGCTATTCATTCAGCTTTGTCAATTTGTTATCTTACAGTTTTTTCCTATGGAGTTATCTGTAAACGGTGGTAACCCTGAAGGAATGTTATCTGTAATAATACCAACTGTTGTGTTACTTATTCTGACGTTGCTTTTTACTGCGCTTATTATTTTAAATATAAAATCTGTCACCAATGGTAGCTACAAACACTTTTTCCAACCTGTTACTAAAATAGTAAACTCTTTCTTCCCTTTGGTTATACTCAATATTATTAGCGCTATCCCACTCGCATTTACAATTAATGCGGTTGCGTCTTTCGCTATCAATGGTAAATCGTCTATAAGTCTTGTTGCATTACCTATTGTTGCAATGGGGTTTTACCTTTTTGCCAAACTTTGTCTCACGACTTATGTTTATTTGATTGAAGAACCTCAAAAAAGTGTGACTGAAACGCTTTCTTTTACTTTTCGATTGAGTAAAGGAAAAATGCGACCGCTTATCCTCTTCTGTTTACTTTCTTCATTTTTGCCTCTATTTATTATCAATAGTCTTGAGCGTTTGGGAAACGGTTCGTTTATACTTATTCTCTCTGCTATTATCAGTGCATTTATAGGCGTGTTTGTTATCGTATTTAGCTTTCGTTTCTATCAGCTTTATCGTCAATTATAAGGATTACTAATGAAACAATTTCTTGAATTTATTCCTTTAGTCTTATTCTTTGTTGCCTATAAACTTTTTGGTACACAAGAGGCGGCCATTACATTAGTGGTTGCAACCACTATTCAACTTATATTATTTAAAGTTCTCTTTGGTAGCATTACAAAAATGCAACTTTTTGTCGCTGGATTCGTATTAGTTTTTGGTAGTTTAACCGCTTATTTTAATGATGATAGCTTTTTAAAATGGAAAGTAACCATTGTTAATGGATTATTTGCATTAGCACTACTTTTCAGTCAATTTATTTTAAAAAATCCCATTATTAAACACCTGCTTGGTAAAGAAATTCAATTAGACGATGCTGTTTGGAATAAAATCAACTTAGGTTGGGCATTGTTCTTTATATTCTGTATGCTACTTAATATGTACATTAGCCACTTTATGTCTAATGATACTTGGTATACATTCAAAGTATTTGGTTTAACAGGATTAAGCCTTGTGGCAACTGTAATTACAGGCGTTTATCTCTATCCATATTTAAAGCAACAGGAGCAAAATAATGAAAAATAAAAACGCATACAGAGAGCCTGAAGGTAAACTCATTTTAAGAACTCTCGCAATGCCTTCTGACACCAACGCCAATGGAGATATTTTTGGTGGTTGGATTATGTCTCAAATGGATATGGGTGGCGCAATTTTAGCAAAAGAAATTGCTAAAGGCAGAGTCGTAACCGTTTCGGTAGATTCAATGCACTTTCTGCGCCCTGTTTCAGTGGGTGATGTCGTTTGTTGTTATGGCAAATGTACTCGCATTGGACGTTCATCATTACAAGTTAAAGTAGAAATTTTTATTAAACGTGTTTACGACGGTATACGTGAACGAGAATGTGTAACAGAAGCGGAGTTTACTTTTGTGGCAGTAGGAAAAGATGGAAAATCTCGTCCTATTCCACGAGAAGATAACCCTGAACTTGATGAAGCATTAACATTACTTAATCAATAGGAGAAGCACGATGTATTACGTTATTTTTGCTCAAGACAAACCCAATACCTTACAACAACGTCTTGCAGTACGTGAGCAACATTTAGCTCGTTTAAAACAATTACAAGCAGAAAATCGCTTATTCACCGCAGGCCCAAACCCAGCTATTGATAGTGAAACACCAGCAGAAGCAGGTTTTACTGGTTCAACGGTTATTGCTCAATTTAACTCATTGGAAGAAGCAAAACAATGGGCAAGTGAAGATCCTTATGTCGAAGCAGGGGTTTATGGTGAAGTGATTGTAAAACCTTTCCTTAAAGTATTTTAGTTTTTGGTCTACAAAAACTAAGGCAGATCAGTGAATTTGATCTGCCTTTTTTTATTTTGTAAAAAGTTGTAACAATCTTACCGCTTCCTTTACACTAATCCAATAAAGAATGACAAAAATAGTGGTACGAGTATATTGATAATAAATCCAAAACTAATTGCCATTGGAACGACTTGCATTCCACCTGTTTTTTGAATTAAAGGTAAATTGACATCAAATGAAGTAGCCCCTCCGAGTCCCACTGCGGTTGAAGGAAAACGTCGCATAAAAAAAGGTATAGTAAAAAAGCAGCAAATATCACGGAACAGATCATTAAAGAATGCCGTTGAGCCTGCAACAGTACCTAATGCGTCACCGATTAATGTACTAGAGAGTGAAAACCAACCAAATCCAGAAGCAAACATTAGCCCTTTAGCAAAAGAAAATTCACAAAAAATAGCAATAAGTATGCCACTCATCGCTCCACTAAGGACAAAAACGAGAGAAAGTTGAAGCCCTCTTTTATTCGCAAACACCTCTTTTAATGGAATCCCACTATTTTTTAATTGAATCCCTACGCATAAGATCATTACAACAAGAGGATAAACACTTAAATGGGGTGAAAATGCAATGATACCTTTAGAGAAAAATCCAACAAACCCACCTAATAACACAGTTAAACATAACAGTAGTGATTCAAATAAGAGTTTAAGGCGAGAGGGTGGCGGCTCATTACTCTGTGCCTCTAAATGGAAAGGAAATAAAATATCAAATAAGAACAAACAACCGATACTACAGATTTGAACTATTACTGCCATTAAAAATGCCGTATAACCAATATCTGCCAATACTGTATTTAGATTATTAAGTTGCCCTAATGAGCAACCAATTGAAAAAAGTATAGAATAAAAGCACCAATTTAAAAGATGATTTACTAAAAGTAACCATCTCTTTTGGCTAATTTTAATAAAATAACCGATTAAAAGTGGCACAAAAACAATAGATAAACCATATAACATTTGAACACCCTTAGAATTTTAATAATAAGTTTGCCAGAGTTTTTACTCCAATCCCAGTTGCCCCTGCTGCCCATAGTTCATTTGGTGATTTACGG
This DNA window, taken from Pasteurella skyensis, encodes the following:
- a CDS encoding HlyD family secretion protein, encoding MFNDNRKNSYQYGIWSGSLWSLTFIFVLGIISLILIAPFSQATSPSSTNLSETSKNTAHYYTGYIEGDYRFIAAPSSGWLEVMPHRVGEHLSTKELAFVIEDELQQLDVDKAQAQAQVNTAKGQLMDLKSGKRDEVIAKFNAQRGVLQTKLTQAIIDAKRNKKLVAQKSISLIEAQHSQIKVDEFKKQIDVIDADIALARLSARDGALMSGQSQLALAQARLAQAKIAQARRKVYSRIDGEISAIYRHTGEWVQAGQVVIKLLPTNARKVVFYVSEEEISHWKINDKVMVSADGASPRMATIREIDDRASFTPPVIYSEDTRTKLVFRVVAYFDNDEESLPVGLPVSVYDV
- a CDS encoding TetR/AcrR family transcriptional regulator, encoding MKRANNEAGKIFREQTILDAALTLFANKGFQATKMEEIATVAGISKGTIYLYFDNKEALFRKLITQQIGEKMQDWVIKLQEAQTLSDVFEQMADEMVILITETSLPKLLRILISESAIFPEMVMFYRKSVIQPWQIAWSQKLGNDEQAECLFKLIMAPYVFSILSQEIFFADQPNDKEALRHLFMTQFKMIENLLQVKN
- a CDS encoding ribose-phosphate pyrophosphokinase, translated to MSDLQIFAGNAVPELANRIANRLYTSLGNATVSRFSDGEIQVQINENVRGGDIFIVQSTCAPTNDNLMELVVMIDALRRASAGRITAVIPYFGYARQDRRVRSARVPITAKVVADFLSTVGVDRVLTCDLHAEQIQGFFDIPVDNVFGSPILIDDILKKTDLERPVVVSPDIGGVVRARAVAKLLNDTDMAIIDKRRPKANVAQVMNVIGDVKDRDCILVDDMIDTGGTLGKAAEALKERGAKRVFAYATHPVFSGSAAKNLSNPALDEVVVTDTIGLTPEILALGKVRQLTLSGMLAEAIRRISNEESISAMFGA
- the ispE gene encoding 4-(cytidine 5'-diphospho)-2-C-methyl-D-erythritol kinase encodes the protein MFLPSPAKLNLFLYINGRRADGYHELQTLFQFLDFGDEIEIEITQDGKIELLNEIENVPIEQNLIYKAAKLLQNHTAYTNPKLGAKMTVTKRLPMGGGVGGGSSNAATVLVGLNHLWKLGLSLQELADLGLSLGADVPIFVQGRAAFAESVGEKLTFCEPKEQWYLVLKPNVHISTAVIFNDPNLPRNTSKFTLDQLFCKKWENDCEKIVKDHYSEVEDLINWLVQYAPARLTGTGACIFAEFDTKEAAEKVFLLKPEGVNGFIARGQNISPLHQKLNLFF
- the lolB gene encoding lipoprotein insertase outer membrane protein LolB — its product is MNINSVLKLSLITAVTLLSGCSSILNAPTQVEKGITVPHNDSQWQAHLKQLEKIKHYQADGQFGYISKQPKERFSSSFKWHYQNPQHFSFILSSSLSNQSLTLKRSSQGLTILDNKGNQHTESDINKLMIQTVGVAFPIDQFGDWLKGLPTENTDYVVNQKRQLSQFRYPLKGQVWVVSYVSYDENQQPHLPKLIILENGNQTLKIRIDNWKN
- the yfbV gene encoding terminus macrodomain insulation protein YfbV yields the protein MYDTLKAGQDYIETFPNQKKLNLFMPDYRFIKWVKFAQKVMPAFACFAIVWQYFLHSPTQFILVNVLITALFALSIPFQGLFWLGRRAKSPLSLSLLKWYEELRMKLISEQIVVEEQAMPSYQDFANLLQLAEQTWGEQYFDEF
- a CDS encoding septation protein A: MKQFLEFIPLVLFFVAYKLFGTQEAAITLVVATTIQLILFKVLFGSITKMQLFVAGFVLVFGSLTAYFNDDSFLKWKVTIVNGLFALALLFSQFILKNPIIKHLLGKEIQLDDAVWNKINLGWALFFIFCMLLNMYISHFMSNDTWYTFKVFGLTGLSLVATVITGVYLYPYLKQQEQNNEK
- the yciA gene encoding acyl-CoA thioester hydrolase YciA, whose amino-acid sequence is MKNKNAYREPEGKLILRTLAMPSDTNANGDIFGGWIMSQMDMGGAILAKEIAKGRVVTVSVDSMHFLRPVSVGDVVCCYGKCTRIGRSSLQVKVEIFIKRVYDGIRERECVTEAEFTFVAVGKDGKSRPIPREDNPELDEALTLLNQ
- a CDS encoding YciI family protein, with protein sequence MYYVIFAQDKPNTLQQRLAVREQHLARLKQLQAENRLFTAGPNPAIDSETPAEAGFTGSTVIAQFNSLEEAKQWASEDPYVEAGVYGEVIVKPFLKVF
- a CDS encoding lysine exporter LysO family protein, which produces MLYGLSIVFVPLLIGYFIKISQKRWLLLVNHLLNWCFYSILFSIGCSLGQLNNLNTVLADIGYTAFLMAVIVQICSIGCLFLFDILFPFHLEAQSNEPPPSRLKLLFESLLLCLTVLLGGFVGFFSKGIIAFSPHLSVYPLVVMILCVGIQLKNSGIPLKEVFANKRGLQLSLVFVLSGAMSGILIAIFCEFSFAKGLMFASGFGWFSLSSTLIGDALGTVAGSTAFFNDLFRDICCFFTIPFFMRRFPSTAVGLGGATSFDVNLPLIQKTGGMQVVPMAISFGFIINILVPLFLSFFIGLV